The proteins below are encoded in one region of Amycolatopsis acidiphila:
- a CDS encoding TetR/AcrR family transcriptional regulator, whose protein sequence is MGHRDELLAAARRLLEEKGYARITTRDLVAASGTNLHSIGYHFGSKAGLLNAAIGEVFEEWTDKLARIAMADPAATPVERGRRAWAAMLDSLPATRDLLLSYVEALAQAERTVSLREQFAEQYRRCRGKVAVLVAESLGDGTDPADRRCQAVASFVIAICDGLSVQWLLDPDGAPTSEELTEGLTAMWSASFPR, encoded by the coding sequence ATGGGTCACCGGGACGAGCTGCTCGCCGCCGCCAGGCGTCTGCTCGAGGAGAAGGGCTACGCGCGGATCACCACCCGCGACCTCGTCGCCGCCTCGGGCACCAACCTGCACTCGATCGGCTACCACTTCGGGTCCAAGGCCGGGCTGCTCAACGCGGCCATCGGCGAGGTGTTCGAGGAGTGGACCGACAAGCTGGCGCGGATCGCGATGGCCGACCCCGCCGCGACGCCCGTCGAACGCGGCCGCCGCGCCTGGGCGGCGATGCTCGACAGCCTGCCCGCCACGCGCGACCTGCTGCTGTCCTATGTGGAGGCGCTGGCGCAGGCCGAGCGCACGGTGTCGCTGCGCGAGCAGTTCGCCGAGCAGTACCGTCGCTGCCGGGGGAAGGTCGCGGTGCTGGTGGCCGAGTCCCTCGGCGACGGCACCGATCCCGCCGACCGCCGCTGCCAGGCCGTGGCGAGCTTCGTGATCGCGATCTGCGACGGCCTCTCCGTGCAGTGGCTGCTCGATCCCGACGGCGCGCCGACCTCGGAGGAGCTGACCGAAGGGCTCACCGCGATGTGGTCCGCCTCGTTCCCGAGATGA
- a CDS encoding GH25 family lysozyme, which translates to MIRILQRVAALAAVVVGATLVVPCAAQAQPATLAGFDFSESQGVPDLAGAKAQGAVFAFVKDTAGVGYVNPAYLTQFRAVKAAGLIRGSYHYARPDKSSGADQAVYLHSHDGKWFSDGMTLPPALDMEDTPGAAPCYNLSPAAMVAWIEDFSTTLKQRTGHTPIIYTSTSWWKACTGNSTAFSADHVLWLARYNTDMGELPGGWAPGFWQSAVAGPLPGNQDSFFGTLDQLRALTTG; encoded by the coding sequence GTGATTCGGATTTTGCAGCGGGTCGCGGCGCTCGCCGCGGTCGTCGTCGGCGCGACGCTGGTGGTGCCGTGCGCGGCGCAGGCGCAGCCGGCCACGCTCGCGGGCTTCGACTTCAGCGAGTCCCAGGGTGTGCCGGACCTCGCCGGGGCGAAGGCCCAGGGCGCGGTGTTCGCGTTCGTCAAGGACACCGCGGGCGTCGGCTACGTCAACCCCGCCTACCTGACCCAGTTCCGCGCGGTGAAGGCCGCCGGGCTCATCCGCGGCTCCTACCACTACGCCCGGCCGGACAAGTCCAGCGGCGCGGACCAGGCGGTGTACCTGCACAGCCACGACGGGAAGTGGTTCTCCGATGGCATGACCCTGCCGCCCGCGCTGGACATGGAGGACACCCCGGGCGCCGCCCCCTGCTACAACCTCTCGCCGGCCGCGATGGTCGCCTGGATCGAGGACTTCAGCACCACGCTCAAGCAGCGCACGGGCCACACCCCGATCATCTACACCTCCACCAGCTGGTGGAAGGCGTGCACCGGCAACAGCACCGCGTTCTCGGCCGACCACGTGCTCTGGCTCGCCCGCTACAACACCGACATGGGCGAGCTGCCCGGCGGCTGGGCGCCGGGGTTCTGGCAGTCCGCGGTCGCCGGCCCGCTGCCGGGCAACCAGGACTCGTTCTTCGGCACCCTCGACCAGCTGCGCGCGCTGACCACCGGCTGA
- a CDS encoding cytochrome P450, with protein sequence MTSTLSRTTELPPGPKLPPLVQTLLFANFRHRLLPVLRRRYGDVFTLRLYPERRVVQLADLEHIKTVFSGPATTFHAGEGNIILKPIMGEHSVLLTDEDVHLRARKLLMPAFHGAALRGYRDMVTELAEREVARWPAGQVFRAHDRMQALTLEIILRVVFGVAEGARLDELRRLLTKAVDIGVLDLFGFHNEKLRNFGPWKRSKLLQDRVDELLYAEIAERRAATDLAERGDVLSRLLTVPADDDGLSDAELRDQLVTLLLAGHETTATSLAWSFHELSRDPVRLAAAMKAADEGDEKYLEAVAKEAMRLHPVISEVARRLTEDVEIGGYRLPAGVTVMPSIAMVHADSAHHPEPGRFRPERFLENGGPASGTWFPFGGGVRRCLGAGFSLLEATIVLQAVLSRYRLSPDRARPEGSRPRHITMVPARGARISVTPR encoded by the coding sequence ATGACCAGCACGCTGTCCCGCACCACCGAGCTGCCCCCGGGCCCGAAGCTGCCACCGCTGGTGCAGACGCTGCTGTTCGCGAACTTCCGGCACCGCCTGCTGCCGGTGCTGCGCCGCCGCTACGGCGACGTGTTCACGCTGCGGCTCTACCCCGAGCGCCGGGTCGTGCAGCTGGCCGACCTCGAGCACATCAAGACGGTGTTCAGCGGCCCGGCCACGACCTTCCACGCGGGCGAGGGCAACATCATCCTCAAGCCGATCATGGGCGAGCACTCGGTGCTGCTCACCGACGAGGACGTCCACCTGCGCGCCCGGAAGCTGCTGATGCCCGCCTTCCACGGCGCGGCGCTGCGCGGCTACCGCGACATGGTCACCGAGCTGGCCGAGCGGGAGGTCGCCCGCTGGCCCGCCGGGCAGGTGTTCCGCGCGCACGACCGGATGCAGGCGCTGACGCTGGAGATCATCCTGCGGGTCGTGTTCGGCGTCGCCGAGGGCGCGCGGCTGGACGAGCTGCGCCGGCTGCTGACCAAGGCCGTGGACATCGGGGTGCTCGACCTGTTCGGCTTCCACAACGAGAAGCTGCGGAACTTCGGGCCGTGGAAGCGGTCGAAGCTGCTGCAGGACCGGGTGGACGAGCTGCTGTACGCCGAGATCGCCGAACGCCGTGCGGCAACGGACCTCGCCGAGCGCGGCGACGTGCTGTCCCGGCTGCTGACCGTGCCCGCCGACGACGACGGCCTGTCCGACGCCGAGCTGCGCGACCAGCTGGTCACCCTGCTGCTGGCCGGGCACGAGACCACCGCGACCTCGCTGGCCTGGTCCTTCCACGAGCTCTCCCGCGACCCGGTCCGGCTGGCGGCCGCGATGAAGGCCGCCGACGAGGGCGACGAGAAGTACCTCGAGGCGGTGGCGAAGGAGGCGATGCGGCTGCACCCGGTGATCTCGGAGGTCGCCCGAAGGCTGACCGAGGACGTGGAGATCGGCGGCTACCGGCTGCCCGCCGGGGTCACGGTGATGCCCTCGATCGCCATGGTGCACGCGGACTCCGCGCACCACCCCGAGCCCGGCAGGTTCCGGCCGGAGCGGTTCCTCGAGAACGGCGGCCCGGCGAGCGGCACCTGGTTTCCCTTCGGCGGCGGCGTGCGCCGCTGCCTCGGGGCGGGTTTCTCCTTGCTGGAAGCCACGATCGTGCTGCAGGCGGTGCTCTCGCGGTACCGCCTGTCCCCCGACCGCGCCCGCCCCGAGGGCTCGCGCCCGCGGCACATCACGATGGTCCCCGCGCGCGGCGCCCGGATCTCCGTGACGCCGCGCTAG